The genomic interval ACGCTCCGTCGATTCCTGGGGCAGTCCATACGTTCCCTTGTTGACGGGAACGGCGTACACCTGCGGTTCCTGATGGCGCAGGCCCAAAAGGATGAGGCGTTCCGCCAGCGGTTCCGGGACAACTTCGTTGCCAAACGGCGCGCTGCCCTGAACTCGATTTTTCTCCGGGCAGCGGAGCAGGGGCAGCTCGGCCCCGGGGACAACCCGGAACTGTTGGTGGACATTGTTTTCGGGGCCATGTGGTACCGCCTGCTCACAGGGCATGCCGTCATGGATGAGGCCTTTGCGGAGGAACTGACCGAGTTGGTCGTACGGTCGGTTCAGGC from Pseudodesulfovibrio sp. S3 carries:
- a CDS encoding TetR/AcrR family transcriptional regulator yields the protein MTKAKIGRPRSEKAQEAILNATHDLLHETKGTALTIEAIAKRAEVGKPTIYRWWPTLADIVLETLLRQAETDIPVPPFDSLRATLRRFLGQSIRSLVDGNGVHLRFLMAQAQKDEAFRQRFRDNFVAKRRAALNSIFLRAAEQGQLGPGDNPELLVDIVFGAMWYRLLTGHAVMDEAFAEELTELVVRSVQASPAPQRMGS